A genomic stretch from Streptomyces sp. QL37 includes:
- a CDS encoding DUF2255 family protein, whose protein sequence is MVDWNDSDLETIATAEELDLASERADGTLRDLVTMWVVRAGDRLYVRSVKGRGGPWYRGTQSRHQGRVEAGGVRQDVTFHQADPDEYAGVDAAYREKYGQYTSIVEHVLTDRARASTLRLEPR, encoded by the coding sequence ATGGTGGACTGGAACGACTCGGACCTCGAGACGATCGCGACGGCTGAGGAGCTTGACCTCGCGTCCGAACGGGCCGACGGCACCCTGCGTGACCTGGTGACGATGTGGGTCGTCCGCGCCGGCGACCGGCTCTACGTCCGCTCGGTCAAGGGCCGAGGCGGTCCCTGGTACCGGGGGACGCAGTCCCGCCACCAGGGACGCGTCGAAGCCGGCGGCGTCCGGCAGGACGTCACCTTCCACCAGGCCGACCCCGACGAGTACGCGGGCGTGGACGCCGCCTACCGGGAGAAGTACGGGCAATACACGAGCATCGTCGAGCACGTGCTGACCGACCGGGCCCGCGCCTCCACACTGCGCCTCGAACCTCGCTGA
- a CDS encoding SDR family oxidoreductase, whose protein sequence is MTEPDVVVVTGAGGMGLAVARRIGSGRTVILADAAPEALDRAVVSLRAEGYAAEGRLTDVSDARAVTELANTARTAGRVTSVVHTAGVSAATSTAQKIMRVDLAGTAHVIDAFTAVATRGTSLVCVASMAGHYATLSRADETQLASAPAEELLSLDVVTSAGEDPIAAYIIAKRANQVRVQAAALAWSRLGARINTISPGVISTPMAKAEAESASGEHMTAMLDACGAGRTGTPGEVAEVAAFLTGPGSLYITGTDILVDGGQAAWLRWHRPQQHP, encoded by the coding sequence GTGACCGAACCCGACGTCGTCGTGGTCACGGGTGCGGGCGGCATGGGCCTGGCAGTCGCCCGGCGCATCGGCAGCGGCCGGACCGTGATCCTGGCCGATGCCGCCCCGGAAGCACTCGATCGCGCTGTTGTCTCGCTCCGAGCCGAGGGATACGCCGCAGAAGGCCGGCTCACCGATGTGTCCGACGCACGGGCGGTGACCGAACTGGCGAACACCGCACGGACGGCGGGTCGGGTGACCTCCGTGGTGCACACCGCCGGAGTCTCCGCGGCCACCTCCACGGCGCAGAAGATCATGCGGGTCGACCTGGCCGGCACCGCGCACGTCATCGACGCCTTCACAGCGGTCGCGACCCGCGGCACCTCCCTGGTCTGCGTCGCCAGCATGGCCGGACACTACGCGACCCTCAGCCGTGCGGACGAGACGCAACTGGCGTCCGCGCCCGCCGAGGAGCTGCTGTCACTCGACGTGGTCACCTCGGCGGGAGAAGACCCGATAGCGGCATACATCATCGCCAAGCGCGCCAACCAGGTCCGTGTCCAGGCGGCAGCGCTGGCGTGGAGCCGCCTCGGCGCCCGCATCAACACCATAAGCCCCGGCGTCATCTCCACTCCCATGGCCAAGGCTGAAGCAGAATCCGCCTCGGGCGAGCACATGACAGCCATGCTCGACGCCTGTGGCGCCGGCCGAACCGGAACCCCCGGCGAGGTCGCCGAGGTGGCGGCATTCCTGACCGGCCCCGGATCGCTCTACATAACCGGCACCGACATCCTCGTCGACGGCGGACAGGCCGCCTGGCTGCGCTGGCACCGCCCGCAACAGCACCCTTGA
- a CDS encoding FAD-dependent oxidoreductase encodes MNRIVIVGASAAGLAAAETLRREGYAGALTLIGEETDAPYDRPPLSKQILAGDWEAERLSLRAEEQIDGLDLDLRLGAAATGLDTDAHLVHLTGGTRVGYDGLVVATGVRPRRIAGRGGHVLRTLRDALGLRERLGPGRRLVVVGAGFLGAEAAAVARGLGCEVVMLEPAPVPLAHAVGTQIGRVLSQAHREHGVDLRTGVAVTEVCDDGVTLADGSRVEADEVLVAIGSQPNTEWLDGSGLDTADGLVCDQYSEAASGVYGAGDVARWHNPLFGVSMRIEHRTNAAEQGMAAARNLLHPEARKPFAPVPYFWSDQYDMKIHAYGYLRGHDSVEIVEGDLEQRRFLATYRREGRLVGALAVGMPPKNIRPWRQALLNKEEQ; translated from the coding sequence GTGAACCGAATCGTCATCGTGGGTGCCTCCGCCGCCGGCCTCGCCGCGGCCGAGACACTGCGCCGCGAGGGCTACGCGGGCGCGCTCACGCTGATCGGCGAGGAAACCGACGCACCGTACGACCGTCCGCCGCTGTCCAAACAGATCCTCGCCGGCGACTGGGAGGCGGAGCGGCTGTCGCTGCGCGCCGAAGAGCAGATCGACGGGCTGGACCTGGACCTGCGACTCGGCGCCGCCGCCACCGGCCTGGACACCGACGCCCACCTCGTGCACCTGACCGGCGGCACCCGGGTCGGTTATGACGGGCTGGTCGTGGCCACCGGGGTCCGGCCCCGCCGCATCGCCGGCCGGGGCGGCCATGTGCTCCGGACGCTGCGCGATGCCCTGGGCCTGCGTGAACGGCTCGGCCCTGGGCGGCGGCTCGTCGTGGTCGGCGCCGGATTCCTCGGCGCCGAGGCAGCCGCAGTCGCGCGGGGACTCGGCTGCGAGGTGGTCATGCTCGAACCCGCGCCGGTGCCACTGGCCCACGCCGTGGGAACACAGATAGGACGGGTGCTGTCGCAGGCCCACCGTGAGCACGGCGTCGACCTGCGCACCGGCGTCGCGGTCACCGAGGTCTGCGACGACGGCGTGACGCTGGCCGACGGCAGCCGGGTCGAGGCCGACGAGGTGCTGGTGGCGATCGGCTCGCAGCCCAACACCGAATGGCTGGACGGCAGCGGCCTCGACACCGCCGACGGACTGGTCTGCGACCAGTACAGCGAGGCCGCATCCGGTGTCTACGGCGCCGGGGACGTCGCCCGCTGGCACAACCCGCTCTTCGGGGTGTCCATGCGGATCGAACACCGCACCAATGCCGCCGAGCAGGGCATGGCAGCGGCACGCAACCTGCTGCACCCGGAAGCGCGCAAACCGTTCGCCCCGGTGCCCTACTTCTGGTCCGACCAGTACGACATGAAGATCCACGCGTACGGCTACCTGCGCGGTCACGACAGCGTCGAGATCGTCGAAGGCGATCTCGAACAACGACGGTTCCTGGCCACGTACCGCAGGGAAGGCCGCCTTGTCGGCGCCCTCGCGGTCGGCATGCCCCCCAAGAACATCCGCCCCTGGCGGCAGGCTCTGCTCAACAAGGAGGAACAGTGA
- a CDS encoding molybdopterin cofactor-binding domain-containing protein, producing the protein MTGTDHTAQQEADPHSVGRRRFLGYVLAAPTLMAAAELVTATEAQADIPSPEITELIDLNDVMTVAALPTSGLITVEVNRDGTVSFALPRAEVGQGITTSTAMLIAEELDVPVERVHVTLADARPELLFNQLTGASNTTISTYTPVRVAAAIARGRLLEAAASQLGAPVDELILKAGVVTGPSGRSVGIGTLSAQAAGVRTQRVAVALKPRDQFTVIGKPHSRVDALAAVTGRKTFAMDLAVPGAEPTMVCRPPTINGKVGPVANLTEVRSMPGVTDVVTISTGVAVRARTFGQCIDAVRALRVSWKPGSAEGKSDETVLEELQAAELPLGLPPLTPSVEGKFTFYFRSNSALETNCAVADVRPDRAEIWSSLKAPIVAKEAIAAKLGLPLGAVTVHVTEGGGSFGRKLFFDAALEAVEISRKIGKPVKLMWHRADDSRQGRAHPMATSRVRIAYLGNTVLSYKQRHTSVATDLSHGLGEIFTALAAKLPVGDIGFSETFFQLSQSMPYNFGANSRLLSETDKGFNTGSMRNVYSPDATCARELVVDQLAERMGKDPFEVRRDFLRDDRSRAVLEKVAEVGHWGRTMPAGMAQGIAFHSEYHAVSAVLVEIDCRPETVDRPIRNGVAGPRVTRVVVAVDVGLAVNPRGLEAQMMGCVMDGIALALTSSLHLRDGHFLEASWDNYFYTRQWNTPPEMDIIVMPTTTGKPGGAGELGVAASMAAVACAYGRATGTMPTSFPVNHGTLSFDPKPTVPPIPESPTDGLDHVR; encoded by the coding sequence ATGACCGGCACCGACCACACGGCTCAGCAGGAAGCGGACCCGCACAGCGTCGGCAGGCGCAGGTTCCTCGGCTACGTGCTGGCCGCTCCCACTCTGATGGCAGCCGCCGAACTCGTCACCGCCACTGAGGCCCAGGCGGACATCCCCTCGCCCGAAATCACGGAACTGATCGATCTCAACGACGTGATGACCGTAGCGGCTCTGCCGACCTCCGGGCTGATCACCGTCGAGGTGAACCGCGACGGCACCGTGTCCTTCGCGCTGCCGCGGGCCGAAGTGGGTCAGGGCATCACCACATCGACGGCCATGCTGATAGCCGAGGAACTCGATGTGCCCGTGGAGCGGGTACACGTCACGCTGGCCGACGCACGGCCGGAACTGCTGTTCAACCAGCTGACCGGCGCTTCCAACACGACGATTTCGACCTACACCCCGGTCCGGGTCGCCGCGGCCATCGCCCGGGGCCGTCTGCTCGAAGCCGCAGCAAGTCAACTCGGTGCCCCCGTCGACGAGCTGATCTTGAAGGCGGGGGTCGTCACCGGCCCTTCGGGCAGGAGCGTCGGTATCGGCACACTGTCGGCGCAGGCCGCGGGCGTCCGGACCCAGCGGGTGGCCGTCGCCCTCAAACCGCGGGACCAGTTCACCGTCATCGGTAAGCCGCACAGCCGCGTCGACGCCCTCGCCGCGGTCACCGGACGTAAGACGTTCGCCATGGACCTCGCGGTCCCGGGTGCCGAACCGACCATGGTGTGCCGCCCGCCCACCATCAACGGCAAGGTGGGACCGGTGGCCAACCTCACCGAGGTCCGCAGCATGCCGGGGGTCACCGACGTGGTCACGATCTCCACCGGAGTGGCCGTCCGTGCGAGGACCTTCGGCCAGTGCATCGACGCGGTACGCGCACTGCGTGTGTCGTGGAAGCCCGGCAGCGCGGAAGGCAAGTCCGACGAGACCGTGCTCGAGGAGTTGCAGGCCGCCGAACTCCCGCTCGGCCTCCCACCTCTCACACCGAGCGTGGAGGGCAAGTTCACCTTCTACTTCCGCAGCAACAGCGCACTCGAGACCAACTGCGCCGTAGCCGATGTACGGCCCGACCGCGCCGAGATCTGGTCGAGCCTGAAGGCACCGATCGTCGCGAAGGAGGCGATCGCCGCCAAGCTGGGCCTGCCGCTCGGCGCGGTCACCGTCCATGTCACCGAAGGCGGCGGTTCCTTCGGCCGGAAGCTGTTCTTCGACGCCGCGCTGGAAGCCGTCGAGATCTCCCGGAAGATCGGCAAACCGGTCAAGCTCATGTGGCACCGCGCGGACGACTCCCGGCAGGGGCGCGCCCACCCCATGGCCACCTCACGCGTACGCATCGCCTACCTCGGCAACACCGTCCTCAGCTACAAGCAACGGCACACGAGTGTCGCCACCGACCTCAGCCACGGGCTCGGCGAGATCTTCACCGCCCTGGCCGCCAAGCTGCCCGTCGGGGACATCGGGTTCTCCGAGACGTTCTTCCAGCTCTCCCAGTCGATGCCCTACAACTTCGGTGCGAACAGCCGGCTTCTGAGTGAGACGGACAAGGGCTTCAACACGGGGAGCATGCGCAACGTCTACTCGCCGGACGCCACCTGTGCACGAGAACTCGTCGTGGACCAGCTCGCCGAGAGGATGGGCAAGGACCCCTTCGAGGTCAGGCGTGACTTCCTCAGGGACGACCGATCCCGGGCGGTGCTGGAGAAGGTCGCCGAGGTCGGGCACTGGGGCCGGACGATGCCGGCGGGCATGGCTCAGGGAATCGCGTTCCACTCGGAGTACCACGCCGTCAGCGCGGTGCTGGTGGAGATCGACTGCAGGCCGGAAACGGTCGACCGTCCCATCCGCAACGGTGTGGCCGGACCGCGTGTGACCAGGGTCGTCGTCGCCGTTGACGTCGGCCTCGCAGTCAACCCACGCGGTCTGGAGGCGCAGATGATGGGGTGTGTCATGGACGGCATCGCCCTGGCGTTGACGTCCAGTCTGCACCTGCGCGACGGGCATTTCCTGGAGGCCAGCTGGGACAACTACTTCTACACCCGTCAGTGGAACACGCCGCCCGAGATGGACATCATCGTCATGCCGACGACCACAGGAAAACCCGGGGGTGCCGGAGAGCTGGGTGTCGCTGCGTCGATGGCCGCAGTCGCGTGTGCCTATGGCCGTGCCACCGGAACGATGCCCACCAGCTTTCCGGTCAACCACGGCACGCTGTCCTTCGACCCCAAACCGACCGTGCCACCCATCCCCGAGTCGCCAACCGACGGCCTTGACCACGTCCGCTGA
- a CDS encoding oxygenase MpaB family protein: MDGLSRRRMLMAGGAMGALGALGAASPAQARPAWTWAPSGSVAGEGAGLDPEWVWDDEADPVLAAVIERGEVAKVNQLLRQWTRNDQPLPAGLPSDLRDFMEQARQMPAWTDRGKLAAAARFTTKKGIYTGALYGLGSGMMSTAIPREARAVYYSKGGADMKDRIAKTAQLGYDVGDLDAYQPHGGMVVTAVKTRLVHAAVRHLLPQSPGWSRSGDGQTIPISQADMMVTWHSLPTFVMRKLIDWRVPITSAESEGFLHVWQVTAHLMGIRDEYIPATWDDANAQAKQALDPVLASTPEGEELTDVLLDIVAELDAGLTRPLINAFARYTLGDRTGDLVGLDKEPFWQPLISAAWPLLVAFREGLIPLPLVPAGAWAVEEALRKFVLLFLSEGRGIHLEIPDTNRPA, from the coding sequence ATGGACGGACTCAGCAGGCGAAGGATGTTGATGGCGGGCGGGGCGATGGGGGCGCTCGGCGCCCTGGGGGCGGCCTCACCCGCCCAGGCGCGCCCCGCCTGGACGTGGGCGCCGAGCGGTTCGGTGGCAGGCGAGGGGGCCGGACTCGACCCCGAGTGGGTGTGGGACGACGAGGCCGACCCGGTACTCGCCGCGGTGATCGAACGTGGCGAGGTGGCCAAGGTCAACCAGTTGTTACGACAGTGGACCCGCAACGACCAGCCGCTGCCGGCCGGCCTCCCCTCGGACCTGCGGGACTTCATGGAGCAGGCCCGGCAGATGCCGGCCTGGACGGACAGGGGCAAGCTCGCCGCCGCTGCCCGGTTCACCACGAAGAAGGGGATCTACACCGGTGCCCTGTACGGGCTGGGCAGCGGAATGATGAGCACGGCGATCCCCAGGGAGGCGCGCGCCGTCTACTACTCGAAGGGCGGCGCGGACATGAAGGACCGCATCGCCAAAACCGCCCAGCTGGGCTACGACGTCGGCGACCTGGACGCCTACCAGCCCCATGGCGGGATGGTCGTCACCGCCGTGAAGACCCGGCTGGTCCACGCGGCGGTCCGCCACCTGTTGCCCCAGTCCCCGGGCTGGTCCAGGTCCGGCGACGGCCAGACCATCCCGATCAGCCAGGCCGACATGATGGTCACCTGGCACAGTCTGCCTACGTTTGTCATGCGCAAGCTAATCGACTGGAGGGTCCCGATCACCTCCGCGGAGTCGGAGGGCTTTCTGCATGTGTGGCAGGTGACCGCGCACCTGATGGGCATCCGCGACGAGTACATCCCCGCCACCTGGGACGACGCCAACGCCCAGGCCAAGCAGGCCCTCGACCCCGTTCTTGCCTCCACACCCGAGGGTGAGGAGCTGACCGACGTACTCCTCGACATCGTCGCCGAACTCGACGCAGGCCTGACCCGCCCCCTGATCAACGCCTTCGCCAGGTACACGCTCGGGGACCGGACCGGTGACCTGGTCGGGCTGGACAAGGAGCCGTTCTGGCAGCCACTGATCAGCGCCGCCTGGCCGTTGCTGGTCGCCTTCCGCGAGGGGCTGATCCCGCTGCCGCTGGTGCCCGCGGGCGCGTGGGCGGTGGAAGAGGCTCTCCGCAAGTTCGTGCTGCTCTTCCTCTCCGAAGGAAGGGGAATCCACCTCGAGATCCCTGACACCAACCGCCCGGCCTGA
- a CDS encoding response regulator transcription factor, translating into MNRHDEPVAPGRRLLAAAPDAGLRRSLTARLGSSGYVVEAVETGAEAVKSLRQQHFDLIIVDMDIPDLRELARHRPTLIERPPILCVASCDSLDELVPEIGTEVADYVTKPCRTAELLARVQVLLRASSVAREPVLRYEDLVLDEVVYQVCRGERRLEVTAAEFRLLRHLLLNAGRVLSKEQLAWQVWGESRAANTVERLMSRLRRKVDQAQPALIHTRRGFGYWLGSAAEPRM; encoded by the coding sequence GTGAACCGCCACGATGAACCGGTCGCTCCCGGCCGCCGCCTTCTCGCGGCGGCCCCCGACGCCGGTCTGCGCCGTTCCCTGACCGCGCGACTGGGTTCGTCGGGATACGTCGTCGAAGCGGTGGAGACCGGAGCGGAGGCCGTGAAGTCGCTGAGGCAGCAGCACTTCGATCTGATCATCGTGGACATGGACATCCCCGACCTGCGGGAGCTGGCCCGCCACCGGCCCACTCTGATCGAGCGGCCGCCCATCCTCTGTGTGGCCTCGTGCGACTCACTGGACGAGCTGGTTCCCGAGATCGGGACAGAGGTGGCCGACTACGTCACCAAGCCGTGCCGGACCGCCGAACTGCTCGCGCGGGTCCAGGTCCTGCTGCGGGCAAGCAGTGTGGCGCGTGAACCGGTGTTGCGCTACGAAGACCTGGTGCTGGACGAGGTGGTGTACCAAGTGTGCCGCGGTGAGCGGCGGTTGGAGGTGACGGCGGCGGAGTTCCGGCTGTTGCGTCATCTGCTGCTCAACGCGGGCCGGGTGCTGTCCAAGGAGCAGCTGGCCTGGCAGGTCTGGGGCGAGTCGCGGGCCGCCAACACGGTGGAGCGACTCATGTCCCGCCTGCGTCGGAAGGTCGACCAGGCGCAGCCCGCGCTCATCCACACCCGGCGCGGATTCGGCTACTGGCTGGGGAGCGCGGCCGAACCCAGGATGTGA
- a CDS encoding ferredoxin codes for MHIEFDEPRCVAAGQCAMVAPDIFDQRDDDGVAIVLDADPGPEHYDEVREAAAVCPAAALRLVEQ; via the coding sequence ATGCACATCGAGTTCGACGAACCCAGATGCGTCGCCGCGGGACAGTGCGCGATGGTCGCCCCCGACATCTTCGACCAGCGCGACGACGACGGCGTCGCGATCGTGCTCGACGCCGATCCGGGCCCGGAGCACTACGACGAGGTCCGTGAAGCCGCAGCTGTGTGTCCTGCGGCAGCTCTCCGCCTGGTCGAGCAGTGA
- a CDS encoding PKD domain-containing protein: MASQSFDDPYVDVDEWRDAPQPHRYVHGGFEGTETRFSLYFPPAGAYQGRFFQHITPVPESEHLAQSAGGQEDKIGFAFSAGGYFLETNGGGPSGVPGTDTDPTVAGYRANAAAAEYSRTVARQVYGDHRTYGYAYGGSGGAFRTMGSAENTQGVWDGFVPYVPGSPMAAPNVFAVRMHAQRVLRHKFDHIVDAMEPGGSGDPHAGLTPEESAALTEVTRMGFPIRSWFGHRTMGTHAFGTLYPHVVAVDPGYFEEFWTTPGYLGADPESAIHRERVRFDSTVSEVLFRRDRPDLGHFGEQGETAHGGVDEAFKGAAGDPDTVVALRLTSGAGPETLGAELSVTNGEARGAKLRLKGFLGNLAVVDMPDLDPALSVLRAGDTVHVDNSNFLAAQTYHRHQVPGPEYPVWDQFRDTEGTPIPPQRPFQLAPMFTIGAAGSLPTGQISGKMIVVSCLLDREAFPWQADWYRTKVTEHLGEAADDNLRLWYVDNALHADSERQEHPTHTVSYLGVLHEALRSLADWVEKDIPPAADSRYGISDGQIVVPDSAADRGGVQPVVHITAGGGQRVDIPAGTSVLVKVTAETPPGVGRIVRIQWDMDGDGTYEIDEVTEPSNRLTLERHHTYTAPGTHFVTARVSAQRDADPETPFARIDNLARARIVVR, translated from the coding sequence ATGGCCTCACAGTCGTTCGACGACCCCTATGTGGACGTAGATGAGTGGCGCGACGCGCCTCAGCCCCACCGCTACGTCCACGGGGGCTTCGAGGGAACCGAGACCCGGTTCTCCCTCTACTTCCCCCCGGCCGGGGCTTACCAGGGACGGTTCTTCCAACACATCACCCCCGTCCCCGAGAGCGAGCACCTGGCGCAGTCCGCCGGAGGCCAGGAGGACAAGATCGGGTTCGCGTTCAGCGCCGGCGGATACTTCCTGGAGACGAACGGCGGAGGCCCCTCCGGGGTACCCGGCACCGACACGGACCCGACCGTCGCCGGCTACCGGGCGAACGCCGCCGCAGCGGAGTACTCGCGGACCGTCGCCCGTCAGGTGTACGGCGACCACCGGACCTACGGCTACGCCTACGGCGGCAGCGGCGGAGCCTTCCGGACCATGGGTTCCGCGGAGAACACCCAAGGGGTGTGGGACGGCTTCGTCCCCTACGTCCCCGGCAGCCCGATGGCCGCACCCAACGTCTTCGCCGTACGGATGCACGCTCAGCGGGTACTGCGCCACAAATTCGACCACATCGTGGACGCGATGGAACCCGGTGGCAGCGGAGACCCCCACGCCGGCCTGACCCCCGAGGAGAGCGCCGCGCTCACCGAGGTGACACGTATGGGCTTCCCGATCCGCTCCTGGTTCGGACACCGGACCATGGGCACCCACGCCTTCGGAACGCTGTACCCGCACGTCGTCGCGGTGGACCCGGGATACTTCGAGGAGTTCTGGACCACTCCCGGCTATCTCGGGGCCGACCCCGAATCGGCCATTCACCGAGAACGGGTCCGTTTCGACAGTACGGTCAGCGAAGTCCTCTTCCGGCGTGACCGCCCGGACCTGGGCCACTTCGGCGAACAGGGGGAAACCGCCCACGGCGGCGTGGACGAGGCGTTCAAGGGGGCGGCGGGCGACCCCGACACCGTCGTCGCACTACGTCTGACGAGCGGGGCCGGCCCTGAGACGCTGGGCGCCGAACTGTCCGTCACCAATGGAGAGGCCAGGGGCGCCAAGCTGAGGCTGAAGGGCTTCCTGGGCAACCTCGCGGTCGTGGACATGCCGGACCTCGACCCGGCTCTGTCCGTCCTGCGTGCCGGTGACACGGTCCACGTGGACAACAGCAACTTCCTCGCGGCCCAGACCTACCACCGCCACCAGGTCCCGGGCCCCGAATACCCGGTATGGGACCAGTTCCGGGACACCGAGGGCACCCCGATACCGCCCCAACGGCCCTTCCAGCTCGCCCCGATGTTCACCATCGGAGCCGCCGGGAGTCTGCCCACCGGACAGATCAGCGGCAAGATGATCGTCGTGTCCTGCCTGCTCGACCGGGAGGCGTTCCCCTGGCAGGCCGACTGGTACCGCACCAAGGTCACCGAACATCTCGGTGAGGCCGCCGACGACAACCTCCGGCTCTGGTACGTCGACAACGCACTGCACGCCGACTCGGAACGCCAGGAACATCCGACGCACACCGTCAGCTACCTCGGCGTGCTGCACGAGGCGCTCCGCAGCCTCGCCGACTGGGTGGAGAAGGACATACCACCGGCAGCCGACAGCCGGTACGGGATCAGTGACGGACAGATCGTCGTGCCCGACTCCGCGGCCGACCGCGGCGGGGTCCAGCCCGTGGTTCACATAACCGCCGGGGGCGGCCAACGGGTGGACATCCCGGCAGGCACCAGCGTGCTCGTGAAAGTGACCGCTGAGACGCCGCCGGGCGTCGGCCGGATCGTGCGGATCCAGTGGGACATGGACGGAGACGGCACCTACGAGATCGACGAAGTCACCGAACCTTCGAACCGGTTGACCCTCGAACGTCACCACACGTACACCGCCCCCGGCACCCACTTCGTCACCGCCCGGGTATCGGCACAGCGCGACGCGGACCCGGAAACCCCCTTCGCCCGCATCGACAACCTGGCCCGGGCCCGGATCGTCGTGCGGTAA
- a CDS encoding cytochrome P450, with translation MSETLNPAARIPDYPMRREPQCPFAPAVTVREMTREEPVGKVRIWDGSTPWFITRHADQRALLNDPRLSIDEKRPGYPHMTRSRAASAPHHPALITNTDPPEHTRLRRTVNAPFMVKRVEALRPRMQEVLDGLIDDMLAGPNPVDLVQAIGLPVPTLLITEILGAPYEDHDFFQTTSHVLISHESTPEQAQEAGGALGAYLAELFAKKMAEPGDDVMSEMAGRVKAGEMSAQEAITMSSAILIAGHETSASMISLGTLALLRNPGQLELLRERGDDPKFVANAVEELLRYLTIVHSGIRRIANEDIAVRDKVIKAGDGVIFELAGANYDPEEFPEPEKLDLNRPARQHHAFGYGAHQCLGQSLARVELQVVYATLYRRIPTLALAVPFEEVPFAMEGVAYGLKSLPVTW, from the coding sequence ATGTCCGAGACCCTGAATCCCGCCGCCCGTATCCCCGATTACCCGATGCGGCGGGAACCGCAGTGCCCGTTCGCTCCTGCGGTGACAGTGCGCGAGATGACCCGCGAGGAGCCGGTGGGCAAGGTACGGATCTGGGACGGCAGCACGCCCTGGTTCATCACCCGTCACGCCGACCAGCGCGCCCTGCTGAACGATCCGCGGCTGAGCATCGACGAGAAGCGTCCCGGCTATCCGCACATGACCCGCAGCCGGGCGGCGAGCGCCCCGCACCACCCCGCGCTGATCACCAACACCGACCCGCCCGAGCACACCAGGCTGCGCCGGACCGTCAACGCCCCGTTCATGGTCAAGCGGGTCGAGGCGCTGCGGCCCCGCATGCAGGAAGTCCTCGACGGGCTCATCGACGACATGCTCGCCGGGCCGAACCCGGTCGACCTGGTGCAGGCGATCGGCCTGCCCGTGCCCACCCTGCTCATCACCGAGATCCTCGGCGCGCCTTACGAGGACCACGACTTCTTCCAGACCACCAGTCATGTGCTGATCAGCCACGAGTCCACGCCCGAGCAGGCTCAGGAGGCCGGGGGCGCACTGGGCGCGTACCTCGCCGAGTTGTTCGCCAAGAAGATGGCCGAGCCCGGCGACGACGTGATGTCGGAGATGGCGGGCCGGGTCAAGGCGGGAGAGATGTCCGCCCAGGAAGCCATCACCATGTCCAGCGCGATCCTCATCGCCGGCCACGAGACCAGCGCCAGCATGATCTCGCTGGGAACCCTCGCCCTGCTCAGGAACCCCGGCCAGCTGGAACTGCTGCGCGAGCGTGGCGACGACCCCAAGTTCGTCGCCAACGCCGTCGAGGAACTGCTGCGCTACCTGACGATCGTGCACTCCGGAATCCGGCGTATCGCCAATGAGGACATCGCCGTACGCGACAAGGTCATCAAGGCCGGGGACGGTGTCATCTTCGAACTGGCCGGAGCGAACTACGACCCCGAGGAGTTCCCCGAGCCGGAGAAGCTGGACCTGAACAGGCCCGCCCGCCAGCACCACGCGTTCGGATACGGCGCCCACCAGTGCCTGGGCCAGTCACTCGCCCGGGTGGAACTGCAAGTCGTCTACGCCACCCTCTACCGGCGCATCCCCACGCTGGCGCTCGCGGTGCCGTTCGAGGAGGTGCCGTTCGCGATGGAAGGCGTCGCCTACGGCCTCAAGTCACTGCCGGTCACCTGGTGA
- a CDS encoding (2Fe-2S)-binding protein: MPEHTFRLNGELVTVDVENDVRLLWVLRDILGVTGPKYGCGINVCKACTSHLNGRAVNPCAVPVSSLRATDEITTIEGLPATVGADLHPMQQAWIDQDVAQCGYCQPGQIMVAVALVRRVVEEGRAITEADLDGIRNICRCGTYFRIRDAIRTGAENM, encoded by the coding sequence GTGCCTGAGCACACATTTCGCCTCAACGGCGAGCTGGTCACCGTCGACGTGGAGAACGACGTGCGCCTCCTGTGGGTGCTGCGCGACATCCTGGGCGTCACGGGCCCGAAGTACGGATGCGGCATCAACGTCTGCAAGGCGTGCACCAGCCACCTCAACGGCAGAGCGGTCAACCCCTGTGCTGTACCGGTCAGTTCACTCCGAGCCACCGACGAGATCACGACGATCGAAGGACTCCCGGCCACGGTGGGGGCGGACCTGCACCCGATGCAGCAGGCGTGGATCGATCAAGACGTCGCCCAGTGCGGCTACTGCCAGCCCGGCCAGATCATGGTCGCCGTCGCGCTCGTACGACGAGTGGTCGAAGAAGGCCGAGCAATCACCGAAGCCGACCTCGATGGCATCCGCAACATCTGCCGTTGCGGCACGTACTTCCGCATCCGGGACGCGATCAGGACGGGTGCCGAGAACATGTGA